One Nicotiana tabacum cultivar K326 chromosome 23, ASM71507v2, whole genome shotgun sequence genomic window, CGGAAACTTAGAATACTTGACTGTAGAACAACCTAAAAGAGCTGTATCTGAACTAATGCAGCCAAGATTCAATAAAACCATAGGCATTTTCTGCATGCTTTGCCACAAGAGCAGTAAAATGTTACTACCACCTAAGCTGTGACGACACTGGAGAACTCACCGTGGTCTCAGTCGGgcaatctcaaactcaatctctTGAGCTTCAGTGTCAAGAAAAAACTCCACAAGCTCTTCTACTGTATCCGGAATCACTCGTGACTAtgatcagaaaaaaaaaaagaagaagacaaagaTACATATTACATTTccatccataacataacatggaaaAAGATTCAAATATGTCTTACTAACTACTCCACAAATTGTTGCAGACCTAACACAAGTAAATAAAATGTTTCCTCTCTAGCAGCTTAATATGAAGTGGTCGCATCAATTTTAAGTATCAAGTACATCCTAGATTCAACTCTCTATCCAAAAAAACATTTCCACGTACTTGGCACAAGAAAATGTACCAGTCCACACATTGAGGGGTGTGTTGCTGGCCTGATATAATAAGAGTATAAGTTCTATATATTGACAGCAGTGGCGAAGCGAGGAATTTCACTATTAAGGgtatcaaaacataaaaaagtAAACATACAAAGAAGCTAAGGAGATTCAACATATAGTAATTAGTATATACAAATTCTTGACCTAGCtaaacagtgtaatttttcgtCAAAAGGGGTGTCAATTAACACCCCTTAGCctaaggtggcttgattgatggCGTAAAAGATATTTAAACACACGTCACAAATAAGTAAATTGCAGGTAAATCTTTATGAACATGAATTCAACAAAAATTACCTCGCGAAGAACTCTTCGACGCTCTCTTTCTTCACGGACTTGACGTTCAAATTCTTCTCTGGCAGCAGCATCTTGCTCAAGGCGTCTCTTGAACTCGAGTCTAGCTATGTGACCTGTTTGGGGCGCACCCAATACGCCTTCTGGGTCCTGTAATCATAATTCAAGTTCACCATTTATCAAACACTTAGCAAATTACTACTATGAGAGGTACATATAAAGAGGGGAAAAGAGGATATACCCATTCTAGTCTACCCGTGCAACGAATTGGGTTTACAAAAGTCATGGGTTTATTGAATTTGGTCCTGTGGAAGTGAGCTCCAATGGCGGAACTAGCAAAGCTGATGCTGAATATTGCGGCCATTGATGGCCGTTATTGATTGAGCTTTCAAATGTCTGGTTCTTGCGGTTGGTTCGTTTCCTGCTGCTTTATCCGTTTGAAATGCGCACCAAAAATCTCTTATCTGCAATTTTTTTATCAGCTGTGTAAAAGATATTTATATAATCAGATTcattaaaaataattatctttAATTACATTCAATGATGTAATTGATAATTTGTAAGGAGCGGTAAGTAACCAATATCAAGTTAAATTACATTATGTATTAAAAAGTCAATACAATCACATGTCTATAACATAAATCCTTTTCTACTAGATGCAATTGACCCGTGCTAGCATGAGCCCAATAAtttgtgttttattttttattgtactCGTAAAATGCAGAATTTTTTAGGAAAAAATATTAAGGTATTAAAGTTTTTAGAGTTTTTCATTTATAATTACAtctcaaataaataaaaaccaaatAAGTTTTTAGCTCAGAAtagtaaaagaagaaaaatatgagTTTGTTATGTTATTTCAATTTTTCAAGTAAGACTGGTTTTTGCGTAACTGTAATAACTGGGGCTTCATATGAAATCTACCTTTGTGCGATAAGTTCATTGACGGTTAGAATTGTAAAGTCAAATTTAacgtaaaatattttttaattaatatctgaTTGCAATAAATTGTGATATTTTTCGTCGAGTAGATTCTCAAGTTGAAGTAATTAAGATATTTTGGTTTGTTAACAAATTCTATGTGaattatagtaatataaaaatgataataagaAAACTATTATGTTAATTATCAATTGTTTGTTTATTCATATTAAAATTAAGATATACGATTCATAACATAAAACTTGTCTAtggttttaaataattaaaatttaatatataaataattactACTAATAAAATGTCAATTTGTCTACTAAATATAACTACTTCACTTTTGGAAATCCAAGTACTACACAGTATTAGTGCAAAGATTAGCACCCTCAACTCCTCAAGTGACAACGAAAGGGTCACAACACATTTGGTTTAGAAGCTCGACAATAGTGTTCACCGCTACAATTTCGTTGGATACCTTCGAATTGACGTCTTCATAAAAAGCTTTCTATTGGTAAACTTAAATAAATCTATTTGCTTTATCCATACATCTATATTTATACTTCAAGTTtaacaaaatcagaaaaatgatACCAAGTAAGACTTTCTTCTTTTGGAACAAGAAAACTCATattccctccatttcaatttgtTTGAAACTTTTCGGAATACGATATTCAAATTGATTAATTTTAATGTGAATTTGGACATAAATTCTTTAAGTTGTTTGAAATAAAACttatatatttaaaaactaaGTTAAAAAGTAATTTAAGTCACAATAGTTAACGACTCAAAATATTTAACACTATTTACAAAAAATATGATCAAAGAATaggttcattctttttgaaacgggGGGAGTAATAATATTAGGATTTTGTTTGATGAAATTTAAACCTTATATGATCAACTAACTAAATTAATGAGTTTTCTACGATAAGagttgattctcatcttcatccgAAATGATACATTAGTCATATATTATTGAATGTTAGTTTTGGCATAGAAATTCAGTTAAAATTCAAGTTCTACGCTaaaactaattaatttatctTCTAGAATACTAAACATATTTTCTTTCATATACTATCACAGTTTCAGCCAAATAAATTTGTATAGAAATCCATACAAAATAATAAGACTTGAGATCGAAATTTTTTTGTTG contains:
- the LOC107801093 gene encoding uncharacterized protein LOC107801093 isoform X2; translation: MAAIFSISFASSAIGAHFHRTKFNKPMTFVNPIRCTGRLEWDPEGVLGAPQTGHIARLEFKRRLEQDAAAREEFERQVREERERRRVLRESRVIPDTVEELVEFFLDTEAQEIEFEIARLRPRLNKEFFDHLQVEVGKLRFSMTKTQEVEDRLIELEALQKALQEATEAYDKMQADIVSTKKNLTEILTSKDVKATLLELVERNELNRPLLTLLDENIATAHSVNQSLA
- the LOC107801093 gene encoding uncharacterized protein LOC107801093 isoform X3, with protein sequence MAAIFSISFASSAIGAHFHRTKFNKPMTFVNPIRCTGRLEWDPEGVLGAPQTGHIARLEFKRRLEQDAAAREEFERQVREERERRRVLRESRVIPDTVEELVEFFLDTEAQEIEFEIARLRPRLNKEFFDHLQVEVGKLRFSMTKTQEVEDRLIELEALQKALQEATEAYDKMQADIVSTKKNLTEILTSKDVKATLLELVERNELNRPLLTLLDENIATAHSVNQIGL